A single genomic interval of Megalobrama amblycephala isolate DHTTF-2021 linkage group LG15, ASM1881202v1, whole genome shotgun sequence harbors:
- the LOC125246976 gene encoding major histocompatibility complex class I-related gene protein-like isoform X3: MRSSVLLLLVGISHAFAGEHTYQITYGCEWNDETGKTNAFRQHGYDGEDFLLLDLKSDKWISPIKKEFKAKERCNNATIRVAYWKNYLKMDCIETLKKLLTLGKSSLEKTVSPQVSLLQKNSSSPVLCHITHFYPSNITITWMRNGQELKNVKVGNLLPNEDGTFQKTVTLQTEADEWRKNEFSCVVKHQSKTFRKTLTEKEIRTNNETSAPVDMTVVVVPVVILLSLLLIIAVIGYLVYQRKLKSGYVPAKPSPSEYESSVQSSTEA, encoded by the exons GTGAGCACACATACCAGATAACCTATGGCTGTGAATGGAACGATGAAACTgggaaaacaaatgcattccgTCAGCATGGATATGATGGAGAGGATTTCCTGCTTCTGGATTTGAAGAGTGATAAATGGATATCTCCAATAAAGAAAGAATTCAAGGCTAAAGAGAGGTGTAACAATGCAACCATACGTGTTGCTTACTGGAAAAACTACCTTAAAATGGATTGTATTGAGACTTTGAAGAAGCTCCTGACGCTTGGAAAGAGCAGCCTGGAGAAAACAG tctcTCCTCAGGTGTCTCTGTTACAGAAGAACTCCTCCTCTCCAGTGTTGTGTCACATCACACACTTTTATCCCAGTAATATTACAATCACCTGGATGAGAAACGGACAAGAGCTTAAGAATGTGAAGGTTGGGAATCTTCTTCCCAATGAGGACGGCACCTTCCAGAAGACTGTGACCCTCCAGACTGAAGCTGATGAGTGGAGGAAGAATGAGTTCAGCTGTGTGGTGAAACACCAGAGCAAAACCTTCAGAAAGACTCTGACAGAGAAGGAAATCAGGACTAATAATG AAACATCTGCTCCGGTTGACAtgactgttgttgttgttcctgTGGTGATTCTGCTGTCGCTGTTGCTCATCATTGCTGTTATCGGGTATTTGGTATATCAGAGGAAATTGAAGTCAG gATATGTTCCTGCTAAAC CGTCTCCCAGTGAATATGAAAGCTCAGTTCAGTCATCAACAGAAGCGTGA
- the LOC125246975 gene encoding uncharacterized protein LOC125246975 — translation MESVALMADVESMFYQVKVPAADSDLLRFLWWSKGDLSKDLEEFRMVVHLFGASSSPSCSNYALRRCAEDHGDVFNCITAEVIRKHFFVDDCLTSVPTESDVIQLYKELHAMCAKGEFHLTKWMSNSRGVLNVIPEEERVKEVKDLDLNHDVLPMERVLGLQWCAESDTFRFKVVIKDRPLTRRGILSVISAIYDPLPFLSPVVLSAKMILQDLCRERIGWDSVIPIKYVQRWRNWLEDLYGLDKCETKICLKPVEFGEVTLAQLHHFSASEEGYGVVSYLLLHNSQSIVHLAFLMGKARVAPVKSIIITRIELTAATLASRMDRLWKSDLRMKLQDSVFWLDSTAVLKYIQNESSRFKCFVANRVSEILRASSEAQWRYIGSANNPADFASGGLKEQMWTFGPPFLTRSQEEWPNNPINLEKSFVQDAEIKQEVVVNTLLVQTEEGGFVTVYSTTWSSIGVAFR, via the coding sequence ATGGAGTCTGTCGCCTTAATGGCTGACGTTGAATCAATGTTCTATCAGGTAAAGGTTCCTGCAGCAGATTCTGACCTTTTAAGGTTTCTGTGGTGGTCAAAAGGTGACTTGAGTAAGGACTTGGAGGAATTCAGAATGGTTGTACATCTGTTTGGAGCTTCCTCATCCCCAAGTTGTTCTAATTATGCACTCAGGAGATGTGCAGAGGACCATGGAGatgtttttaattgtattacAGCAGAGGTCATCCGAAAACACTTTTTTGTGGATGATTGTCTTACTTCAGTTCCCACAGAATCTGATGTGATCCAACTATATAAGGAACTTCATGCAATGTGTGCTAAAGGTGAATTTCATCTGACCAAATGGATGAGCAACAGTCGTGGAGTGCTGAATGTCATACCAGAAGAAGAACGGGTGAAAGAAGTGAAAGATCTTGACTTGAACCATGATGTGCTTCCAATGGAAAGAGTACTGGGTTTACAGTGGTGTGCTGAATCTGACACCTTCAGATTTAAAGTAGTAATCAAGGACAGACCTTTAACTAGAAGAGGAATACTTTCTGTGATCAGTGCTATATATGATCCTCTTCCATTTTTGTCTCCAGTAGTTCTTTCTGCAAAGATGATTCTTCAAGATCTTTGCAGGGAAAGGATTGGATGGGATAGTGTTATACCCATCAAATATGTACAGAGATGGAGAAATTGGCTAGAAGATCTTTACGGCTTGGATAAATGTGAGacaaaaatatgtttgaaaCCTGTAGAGTTTGGAGAGGTTACGTTGGCTCAGTTACACCACTTCTCTGCCAGTGAGGAAGGTTATGGTGTTGTGTCCTACCTGCTTCTACATAACAGTCAGAGCATTGTACATTTAGCTTTTTTGATGGGTAAGGCTCGAGTAGCACCAGTGAAATCTATCATCATTACCCGCATAGAACTTACAGCTGCCACTCTTGCCAGCCGAATGGACAGGCTATGGAAAAGCGATCTAAGGATGAAGCTACAAGATTCAGTGTTTTGGTTGGACAGTACTGCTGtgttgaaatatattcaaaatgaaTCTTCCAGATTTAAGTGTTTTGTTGCCAACAGAGTGTCGGAGATCTTGAGAGCATCTAGTGAAGCTCAGTGGAGGTATATAGGTTCTGCCAACAACCCTGCTGACTTTGCTTCAGGGGGGTTAAAGGAGCAGATGTGGACATTTGGCCCTCCTTTTCTTACTAGATCACAGGAAGAGTGGCCAAACAACCCAATCAATTTGGAAAAGAGTTTTGTACAAGACGCAGAAATCAAGCAAGAAGTTGTGGTTAACACACTACTGGTTCAAACTGAGGAGGGAGGCTTTGTGACGGTTTATAGCACGACATGGTCAAGTATCGGAGTTGCGTTCAGATAA
- the LOC125246976 gene encoding DLA class I histocompatibility antigen, A9/A9 alpha chain-like isoform X1: MRSSVLLLLVGISHAFAGKHSLKYFYTSMSGDETFAAIGLVDDIQFMYFDINTKKASPKTEWVREIEESDYWKSQTHSLIDQHHWILNNIWTESAGEHTYQITYGCEWNDETGKTNAFRQHGYDGEDFLLLDLKSDKWISPIKKEFKAKERCNNATIRVAYWKNYLKMDCIETLKKLLTLGKSSLEKTVSPQVSLLQKNSSSPVLCHITHFYPSNITITWMRNGQELKNVKVGNLLPNEDGTFQKTVTLQTEADEWRKNEFSCVVKHQSKTFRKTLTEKEIRTNNETSAPVDMTVVVVPVVILLSLLLIIAVIGYLVYQRKLKSGYVPAKPSPSEYESSVQSSTEA; the protein is encoded by the exons GAAAACACTCTCTAAAATATTTCTACACTTCTATGTCTGGAGACGAAACGTTCGCTGCAATTGGTCTCGTTGATGACATTCAGTTTATGTACTTTGATATCAACACAAAGAAAGCTTCACCAAAAACAGAATGGGTGAGAGAGATTGAAGAATCAGATTACTGGAAAAGTCAGACACATTCATTGATTGATCAACATCACTGGATTTTAAACAACATCTGGACAGAGTCAGCAG GTGAGCACACATACCAGATAACCTATGGCTGTGAATGGAACGATGAAACTgggaaaacaaatgcattccgTCAGCATGGATATGATGGAGAGGATTTCCTGCTTCTGGATTTGAAGAGTGATAAATGGATATCTCCAATAAAGAAAGAATTCAAGGCTAAAGAGAGGTGTAACAATGCAACCATACGTGTTGCTTACTGGAAAAACTACCTTAAAATGGATTGTATTGAGACTTTGAAGAAGCTCCTGACGCTTGGAAAGAGCAGCCTGGAGAAAACAG tctcTCCTCAGGTGTCTCTGTTACAGAAGAACTCCTCCTCTCCAGTGTTGTGTCACATCACACACTTTTATCCCAGTAATATTACAATCACCTGGATGAGAAACGGACAAGAGCTTAAGAATGTGAAGGTTGGGAATCTTCTTCCCAATGAGGACGGCACCTTCCAGAAGACTGTGACCCTCCAGACTGAAGCTGATGAGTGGAGGAAGAATGAGTTCAGCTGTGTGGTGAAACACCAGAGCAAAACCTTCAGAAAGACTCTGACAGAGAAGGAAATCAGGACTAATAATG AAACATCTGCTCCGGTTGACAtgactgttgttgttgttcctgTGGTGATTCTGCTGTCGCTGTTGCTCATCATTGCTGTTATCGGGTATTTGGTATATCAGAGGAAATTGAAGTCAG gATATGTTCCTGCTAAAC CGTCTCCCAGTGAATATGAAAGCTCAGTTCAGTCATCAACAGAAGCGTGA
- the LOC125246976 gene encoding DLA class I histocompatibility antigen, A9/A9 alpha chain-like isoform X2: MIRSVRKIMNSILRGQSIDKEGLHMHLCEVESVINGRPITRSSMGPNDLEALTPNHLLLLKTQPSFPPGLFQKEDIYVRRRWRQVQYMADLFWRRWLKEYLPQLQERQKWLVKRRNFQVGDVVLIVNDAATRIAWIMVSPQVSLLQKNSSSPVLCHITHFYPSNITITWMRNGQELKNVKVGNLLPNEDGTFQKTVTLQTEADEWRKNEFSCVVKHQSKTFRKTLTEKEIRTNNETSAPVDMTVVVVPVVILLSLLLIIAVIGYLVYQRKLKSGYVPAKPSPSEYESSVQSSTEA, encoded by the exons ATGATACGATCAGTGAGGAAAATTATGAATTCTATCTTAAGAGGGCAGAGTATAGATAAAGAGGGTCTTCATATGCATTTGTGCGAAGTGGAGTCAGTTATCAATGGCCGTCCTATAACCAGATCATCCATGGGTCCCAATGATTTAGAGGCTCTCACACCCAATCATCTGCTACTCCTGAAAACCCAACCATCTTTTCCCCCTGGTTTATTTCAGAAGGAGGACATATATGTTCGTCGTAGATGGCGACAAGTACAGTACATGGCCGACCTGTTTTGGAGGAGATGGTTAAAGGAATATCTACCTCAGCTACAGGAACGGCAGAAATGGCTTGTAAAGAGAAGAAACTTTCAAGTAGGAGATGTTGTACTCATTGTCAATGATGCTGCCACTCGAATCGCATGGATTATGG tctcTCCTCAGGTGTCTCTGTTACAGAAGAACTCCTCCTCTCCAGTGTTGTGTCACATCACACACTTTTATCCCAGTAATATTACAATCACCTGGATGAGAAACGGACAAGAGCTTAAGAATGTGAAGGTTGGGAATCTTCTTCCCAATGAGGACGGCACCTTCCAGAAGACTGTGACCCTCCAGACTGAAGCTGATGAGTGGAGGAAGAATGAGTTCAGCTGTGTGGTGAAACACCAGAGCAAAACCTTCAGAAAGACTCTGACAGAGAAGGAAATCAGGACTAATAATG AAACATCTGCTCCGGTTGACAtgactgttgttgttgttcctgTGGTGATTCTGCTGTCGCTGTTGCTCATCATTGCTGTTATCGGGTATTTGGTATATCAGAGGAAATTGAAGTCAG gATATGTTCCTGCTAAAC CGTCTCCCAGTGAATATGAAAGCTCAGTTCAGTCATCAACAGAAGCGTGA